DNA from Granulicella arctica:
AGCTCGAATCAAAGTTGAACGAAGCACAGGTGCAAGAGCAGCAAATTCTCAATGGTCACCCCACTCAGAGCCGTGTCTACCAAGACCAGGCTGCGGTACTGCGACGGATTCGCCAGCTCTTGGTTTCGGAGCCCGCACAAATCGTTGACCAAAGGGAGGATCGGCGAAGCGGAGCTTCTGAATTAGTCGAGCAGCAACTCATCAGCTCAAACGCTGCACAAAAGAGCGCTCAGGCGCGCATGGAGCAGCTTAAGCATGAATTAAGCAACGTAAATGAGGCCATCAATGACTACGTCCGAAATCTCCCTGGCTACAACATGATCAAGCTCAATCTGGACTTTTCGAAAGAGCAATCGGAGCAAATGGGACAGGCATATCTCAACAGTCGTCTGCGCATTCTGTCGGCTCAGAGTGAAATCACAGACATCTCTGTAATCGATGCCCCCAGTTGGGAACCTGAGCCTAAATCGCCAAATAAATCAATGGTCCTCTTGTTGGCGATCGCACTTCTCTTCACGGGTAGCATTGCGATCATACTTGTCAGTGTTGGCCTGGATCAAACCATGAGCGACCGTCGCACTACGGAAGCGGCTCTGGGATTACCCGTTGCCGCTGTACTGCCGATGGCCACCTCGGAAAACGGAGATGCAGCGATTTTACTGGGACCCAAGACTGAAAATGAATTCGCGCGGATCTATATGTCAGTCCGGGACCTTAAGATTCCTGGTGTTGTCATCCTACTTGCTGGATCTAATGGTGGTGAGGATCTGAGCCTGGTCAGTTATGAACTGGCTCGTTTCTTTGATAGGTATGCGCCGTCACGAGTGGCACTATTGGACTGTACCTTGCAACCCGTCGAGCACCGCTCCGAGAAATCACCTGGTCCAACCTCCCTCTTCCTTCCGGATCAAGCAGAATTTTCGGGGCAGCAAGAAAAGATAGCCACTGGCGTTGCACCGACTGTTAGCTCTTCAGAGCTTCAGTTGGCTCTGTTGGCATGGCGCAATGAATTTTCCTATATCGTGGTCGCTAGCAATGTAGCGAAAGACATATATCGCTTGATTGACATTCTGCCTTCGGTAAGTGCCGCATATCTAGTTGTGGAGGCGGGACGTACACGCCGCGCTACTGCGATTAGCACTCTTGATTTGTTGCGTAGTTCTGGTGTCCACACCGTCCAGCTCATCCTTAATAAGAATGTGCATTCCTCGTCCCAGGCTGACTAGTGAGGCGCATATGAGAAAGCTGATTTTGAAAGTTGCAAAAAAGCTTCGGTTTCGTTTCTCAGAGTTCCACACATGGCTCCTGAGCAACTCGTTCGAAAGAATCGGCGAGGGAGTGCGAATCGACTTTCCCATTCGCATCGAACAGCCCGGATCGATCAGTATCGGTGACGGGTGCATACTCTACTCACGCTCGTGGTTCAATCCAGTTGCTGCCTGGTCGGGGCAACAATACAACGGCAAGATCGTCCTGGGAGACAGGGTGATGATAGGCTACGGCTGCCAGATCTCCGCGGCATCTTCCGTTGTCATCGAAGATGATGTGACAGTCGCCGCAGGTGTGGTCATCGTGGATCACATTCATGATCATCGGCATGTTGACACCGCGATCTTCGCAGCCCCTATATCAGAGCCAAAGCCAGTGCGCATTGGAAAGCGGGCCTTTCTGGGCGTGTATTGCTTCATCGGACCAGGCGTTCAGATAGGAGAACAAGCCGTAATTGCAGCGAATGCAGTTGTCACCAAAGACGTTCCGGCCTACTGCATCGCGGTTGGTAGCCCGGCTCGTCTCACACGCTTTCACGATCCGGCAGTTTCCAACGAGCAGCCGACCGCTGCTGAGGTTTGAGCGTTGACTGAGCTAGACGCAACACAGGAAATACCGGAAGTCGAACTAAGGCGCGACTCTACACTGCGCTTTGTATCCAATGGTGCTGCAATGGCCACAGCCAATCTGCTCGGCCGCGGCCTTGGCTACATTTCGATTATTTTGATGGCCCGTCGCCTTGCTGTGCCCTACATGGGGGCGTACGCCCTGCTGTACACCGCGAGCATGCTTGTCGAACTCATTGCTAATCTTGGGCTTGACAAGCTCTTGATGCGTGAGATTGCCGGGAGTAGCTCTGCGGTTGGCAAAGGGTACTTTCGAGCCGCTCTGCCTATACGTTTCGCGATGGCAACTGTGTCCTGGGCCGCAGCCTGGGGACTACTGATGAGGTTCTTTCGCCATGAATTGCCGGTCAGCGCGGCTACCGCCGGAATCTTCCTTGCAATGATCTTTCCGGTGATAGCAACGCGTAATTGCGAGGCGTTTCTTACGGCGCATGAGAAGCTCATTCCTATCGCATTTTCTCAATTCGCGGAGCGAATGCTGATGTTTGCAGCGGCCATGCTTCTCGTTACTGACAAGCTGTCATTCGGCAGCATGATGTGCGTGGCACCATTGGCGGCACTCGTCAGAATGATCATGATCGCGGTTTCGACCCGCAAGGAGTGGATGCCCAATGAAGCTCCGGTCCATCCCAACGTACGCAAGCTAGTGCGAGAGGGACTGGAACTTTTTCTCACCGAGGTTCTGGCTCTCGTGTACTTCCGCTCGGATGTCTTCGTCATGGCAAAAATGCGAGGCTTGGCAGATACGGGAATTTACCAGATTGCTTACAAAATATTCGACGTCTGTCTGTCACTATTTGCAGGCTTTTTGCAGGCAGCATTTCCACGTATGGCACGAAACAACACGAAAGAGATGTTACGCACGCATTTGCTGACAGGATCTTTGCTTCTTTCGGTTCCAGCCATAGGCGTAATTTTGTTGCGCCACCCTATCCTAGATGTATTCCATAAGCAATACGTTACTGGATCGACAGCGCTGGTGTGGCTTATGTTGACTGTACCCCTGGTGTATATAAATTCCACACTCGCAAATGCAACCATTGTGGCTAGACGTGTTCGCCTATTGGGGGCAATAGCCCTCCTGCTCGTGGTAATGAACGTCAGTCTGGATATTGCCCTCATTCCAAGATGGGGGATTAATGCTGCGGCTTTTGTGACGTTCTTCTGCGAAGTATTCTCCACAGTCGTGTTGGCACCGTTATTATTGCGCACAATGACAAAAGTTCGGGATACCGCATGACGATACAAACGGCAATCTTCGGTTACACACAGATTCAATTCCGTTCGGTTGTCGGATGGTTGATAGCTGCACTTGTGCTTGGCTGCGCTGCTGCGTTCGCTGGCTTACCTCTTTTTTATGGCTTCATTGGGCTCGCGCTATTTATTATCTTCGCAGGTGTTGCTACGCACTATCCCTCGGTGGTTATGGCCGCCTCCGTCTGGGCATTGGCGCTGTGTCCGTTTAGCTTCGGAATCGAAACCGGCGTTCTGCCGAAGCTCTTTGCGGATGAAATCCTGCTGCTGACATATATTGCCATTCTGTTGCCCATGTACTGGGCGACGGACAGGGTCTGGCAGACCGGGGTTAGTAAATATCTTTTGATCGTAGCCGGATTTGTGTTTTGTCAGTGTCTGTCATTGCTTATTCGCACAGATCTCATTGCCTTCCGCAATCTGCTGGAGACCTACATTCTAGGTCCGATGCTAATGATCGTTTTTCTTCAGGAGGCAGCAAACACTGATTGTGATGAATGGTTTTCCAAAGCAGTGATATGGCTAACAGTCCTTATCGCCGTGCTCAGCGTCGTAGAACGAGTACTGCAAAGAAATCCAATCTTAGAAGGAATGGAACTCGAAGGTGGCTTCCAGTACCTTTCACCGCAAGTTGTCGCGATAACGGAAGGCGTCTACCGGCCTTACGTCACTTTCTTCCATCCGTCAGAAACCGGTACCTTCATAGCCATGGGGCTACCTTATGCAATTCGTGGATGGATGCACCAACGGAGCTGGCTGCCTACAGTACAGATACTGCTAATTGCAGCAGGCCTTGCTGTCAACGCCACGCGGGGAGTTTGGGTAGGTGCCGCGTTGTCGCTGCTGTTGTTGGCAAGAAACCCCATCATGATTGTTGTGTCCACTATCCCTGCGGCCGGCTTGGGAGGCTCCCTTGCCTACGTCGTTCTGAAATCAACCCCGTTCATGCAGAGGCTTTCAGACGCCAACAATCTATTGGGCCGTTTTATCTACTGGCAGCTAGGTGCACAGGTGTTTTCAGATAACAAGACATTGGGTGTGGGGCACATGCAATTCCAGAAAGTCTATCTGGATTATGTGCACAACCAGAGTGAGATCGCTCAGATCAGCATCACACAAATCCACGTGATCGATAACCTCTATTTAACTACGTTGGCAGAACATGGGTTCGTCGGGTTTATGGGGTTGATCGCTCTCTTTATTTGCACAGGAATATTGCTAAAGCGATTCCGCAAACGACTGTTAGATCTCGGACTCGTGCGGCAGGCATCCTTGGTTCAGGCTACCCAGCTGGTCTTAGTTGTCTATGCTGTGTCTGGCTTCTTTGCGGACGTGAATGAGTTCACGAAGGTAACGAAATTCTTTTTCATTCTTGTCGGGTTCGGCCTCGGCACAGCGCTGCGATCGCTTCGCGCAGACGAGCGTGGAAAAGCGAGGGTCACGGTAAGGTCTTTTCTGAACCCGGAGTTTGTACGATGAGTGCGATTGAGCCAGAGAATAGCAATAACAGACCTCATCAGGTTGATGTATCTGTTATCTACGTGAACTGGAACTGCGCAGAGCAGATTGAAGGATCCATCGAATCGCTGCGAGAGAAGACGGCGAGTTGTAGCTATGAGATCATCGTCGTCGACAACGATTCACCGCAAGGTTTAGGGGCACTTGCGAACGATCCAGACCTTCGCCTAATTGTGAGCAGTAAAAATGACGGCTTTGGTGCAGGATGCAACATTGGCGTGGCTGCCGCCAATGGTAGGTTTCTGCTTTTTTTAAACCCCGACACGCAACTGCTGAATGATGTGCTGGGAGAGCTGACATGCTTTCTGGAAGGCCATCCTCGAGCAGGTATTGCTGGATCGTTGGTGGAAGACAGCAAAGGCACGGTTCTCTTCGATGGCGGACGCTCTTTACCCTCATTGCTGAACGAGTTCTTGCAACACAGCACACTCTGCTTTCGTTTTCCCAGAGGACGATGGACGTCTAGACCATATATCTCGGACTGGGATCATCTATCCACGCGCGAGGTTGGGTCCGTTATCGGAGCTTGCATGATGATAAAGTCTGAATATTTCCGCGCAGTGGGCGGCTTTGATGAAACGTTCTTCCTCTACTGCGAGGAGGTTGATCTTTGTTATCGAGTGCACAAGGCTGGACTAGGCATCTGGTACGTCCATACGGCTAGGATTCTGCATAAAGAAAGGCAGAGCACGTTGCAGCTTTATGGCTCTGTCAGTCGTGTGGTACTTCAAAATATGAAGAGCCAGAACTACTATTTTAAAAAACATAATGGGCCCGTGATCGCCTTCCTATGGCGATGGATGCTCATTAGCCTCTACATGCTGCGATATCTGCTCCGACGCGATCCGTCCTATCTCGAATATGCGAAGTGGGGTATCACAGCATGAGCACAATCCGGTTCAGCCTGGTTACTCCGACCTTCAATCGAGCGTCGACACTAAAGCGAATGTTGCAGCATCTGCACACTGTTGATGGCATCAATGGATGCGAGGTAATCATTATTAATGATGGATCTACAGATGGTACGGATGAAGTGCTTGCTGATTATCTTCAAGCGATGCCGAAGCTATTACGCGTGATCACACTAAGCAATGGTGGACCAGCACGTGCTCGTAACACAGGTGTGGAAGCCGCAAAGAACGAGCGCATTCT
Protein-coding regions in this window:
- a CDS encoding GumC family protein, which encodes MVTLHDLQNTIFRSKRALMIFWVVATLAIVVYYTQTARKYESKARILVSLGSESEGTAEYLNNRNMQVLQREQQIHNEQQILLSEHVLLTTSKWMLGEPTPGEPAPPMDAEVLEARRFLTGEAPEPTLLLRTLKLMSKRLAAVIKAMPFGHKETQIPESTILATTLSKSLDAKTIFNSDALDVSFRYRDPRVAQTVLKLVLTAYIDHHIAVFQSAGESDLLKSELNRSLNQYQKRLDEMANFMTTHHVFAEDSQINSFIQQKQQINQALSDATADSQASSARIGMFTWFNNSLKQYETYSTVESHSKLHDELESKLNEAQVQEQQILNGHPTQSRVYQDQAAVLRRIRQLLVSEPAQIVDQREDRRSGASELVEQQLISSNAAQKSAQARMEQLKHELSNVNEAINDYVRNLPGYNMIKLNLDFSKEQSEQMGQAYLNSRLRILSAQSEITDISVIDAPSWEPEPKSPNKSMVLLLAIALLFTGSIAIILVSVGLDQTMSDRRTTEAALGLPVAAVLPMATSENGDAAILLGPKTENEFARIYMSVRDLKIPGVVILLAGSNGGEDLSLVSYELARFFDRYAPSRVALLDCTLQPVEHRSEKSPGPTSLFLPDQAEFSGQQEKIATGVAPTVSSSELQLALLAWRNEFSYIVVASNVAKDIYRLIDILPSVSAAYLVVEAGRTRRATAISTLDLLRSSGVHTVQLILNKNVHSSSQAD
- a CDS encoding acyltransferase, which gives rise to MRKLILKVAKKLRFRFSEFHTWLLSNSFERIGEGVRIDFPIRIEQPGSISIGDGCILYSRSWFNPVAAWSGQQYNGKIVLGDRVMIGYGCQISAASSVVIEDDVTVAAGVVIVDHIHDHRHVDTAIFAAPISEPKPVRIGKRAFLGVYCFIGPGVQIGEQAVIAANAVVTKDVPAYCIAVGSPARLTRFHDPAVSNEQPTAAEV
- a CDS encoding oligosaccharide flippase family protein, which produces MTELDATQEIPEVELRRDSTLRFVSNGAAMATANLLGRGLGYISIILMARRLAVPYMGAYALLYTASMLVELIANLGLDKLLMREIAGSSSAVGKGYFRAALPIRFAMATVSWAAAWGLLMRFFRHELPVSAATAGIFLAMIFPVIATRNCEAFLTAHEKLIPIAFSQFAERMLMFAAAMLLVTDKLSFGSMMCVAPLAALVRMIMIAVSTRKEWMPNEAPVHPNVRKLVREGLELFLTEVLALVYFRSDVFVMAKMRGLADTGIYQIAYKIFDVCLSLFAGFLQAAFPRMARNNTKEMLRTHLLTGSLLLSVPAIGVILLRHPILDVFHKQYVTGSTALVWLMLTVPLVYINSTLANATIVARRVRLLGAIALLLVVMNVSLDIALIPRWGINAAAFVTFFCEVFSTVVLAPLLLRTMTKVRDTA
- a CDS encoding O-antigen ligase family protein; the encoded protein is MTIQTAIFGYTQIQFRSVVGWLIAALVLGCAAAFAGLPLFYGFIGLALFIIFAGVATHYPSVVMAASVWALALCPFSFGIETGVLPKLFADEILLLTYIAILLPMYWATDRVWQTGVSKYLLIVAGFVFCQCLSLLIRTDLIAFRNLLETYILGPMLMIVFLQEAANTDCDEWFSKAVIWLTVLIAVLSVVERVLQRNPILEGMELEGGFQYLSPQVVAITEGVYRPYVTFFHPSETGTFIAMGLPYAIRGWMHQRSWLPTVQILLIAAGLAVNATRGVWVGAALSLLLLARNPIMIVVSTIPAAGLGGSLAYVVLKSTPFMQRLSDANNLLGRFIYWQLGAQVFSDNKTLGVGHMQFQKVYLDYVHNQSEIAQISITQIHVIDNLYLTTLAEHGFVGFMGLIALFICTGILLKRFRKRLLDLGLVRQASLVQATQLVLVVYAVSGFFADVNEFTKVTKFFFILVGFGLGTALRSLRADERGKARVTVRSFLNPEFVR
- a CDS encoding glycosyltransferase family 2 protein, which codes for MSAIEPENSNNRPHQVDVSVIYVNWNCAEQIEGSIESLREKTASCSYEIIVVDNDSPQGLGALANDPDLRLIVSSKNDGFGAGCNIGVAAANGRFLLFLNPDTQLLNDVLGELTCFLEGHPRAGIAGSLVEDSKGTVLFDGGRSLPSLLNEFLQHSTLCFRFPRGRWTSRPYISDWDHLSTREVGSVIGACMMIKSEYFRAVGGFDETFFLYCEEVDLCYRVHKAGLGIWYVHTARILHKERQSTLQLYGSVSRVVLQNMKSQNYYFKKHNGPVIAFLWRWMLISLYMLRYLLRRDPSYLEYAKWGITA